From a region of the Georgenia yuyongxinii genome:
- a CDS encoding BPL-N domain-containing protein: protein MAARALVYRGPASSPGCPEAVAGLLRTSRWDFDVRFVGPREELPLTPDVLGGAALYAQPGGGELGPAYRRLRRRARAVREYVAGGGRYLGFCLGAYLAGETPGFGLLPGDTDRYIESPGATVTSDGDAVLRVRWGGLRREVYFQDGPYFVLDPARGSAEVVAQYDNGLPAAVVTRFGHGVVGVVGPHPEATADWFTDVGLRPPRRAATDLGLDLLDRVMAA from the coding sequence ATGGCCGCCCGCGCGCTGGTATACCGGGGGCCGGCGTCGTCACCGGGGTGTCCCGAGGCCGTCGCCGGGCTGCTGCGCACCTCCCGCTGGGACTTCGACGTGCGGTTCGTGGGGCCCCGGGAGGAGCTGCCCCTCACGCCGGACGTGCTCGGCGGTGCAGCGCTGTACGCCCAGCCCGGCGGCGGTGAGCTGGGCCCGGCGTACCGCCGGCTCCGCCGTCGTGCCCGAGCGGTCCGCGAGTACGTGGCCGGCGGCGGCCGCTACCTCGGGTTCTGCCTCGGCGCGTACCTGGCCGGCGAGACGCCCGGTTTCGGCCTGCTGCCCGGGGACACGGACCGGTACATCGAGTCGCCCGGCGCGACCGTGACCTCGGACGGGGACGCGGTCCTCCGGGTGCGGTGGGGCGGGCTTCGCCGCGAGGTCTACTTCCAGGACGGGCCCTACTTCGTGCTCGACCCCGCTCGCGGCAGCGCCGAGGTGGTCGCCCAGTACGACAACGGGCTGCCCGCCGCGGTGGTCACCCGGTTCGGCCACGGGGTGGTCGGGGTGGTCGGTCCCCACCCCGAGGCGACGGCCGACTGGTTCACCGACGTCGGGCTGCGCCCGCCCCGGCGGGCGGCCACCGACCTCGGGCTGGACCTGCTCGATCGGGTGATGGCGGCATGA